A window from Citrus sinensis cultivar Valencia sweet orange chromosome 3, DVS_A1.0, whole genome shotgun sequence encodes these proteins:
- the LOC102628565 gene encoding uncharacterized protein LOC102628565 isoform X3: MDLWQKARTFAEEAARRSQELTKEAAKRSSEITVGSSKLSDIVSEASKRSKEIAAEASKRSKEFATEASKRADQIRLEAAKRADAIKSLAENISLSETMRKEEEDLERFGVTEELREFVQQITLSTFRDFPLQDDSEVSDIPTESNVRKDLNEWQVKHASLVLSTVKEISKLRYELCPRIMKERKFWRIYFILVNSHVEPYEKSHMENVKLKSLEQVNNAGAKEPSTVEINPKSEAKDSNQPSKASMSSATEQDLDVFLLGEDSDDDPGLLDGGDGEFDDDLDKMDR, translated from the exons ATGGACTTGTGGCAGAAGGCGCGAACATTCGCGGAGGAAGCGGCTCGGCGGTCGCAGGAGCTGACGAAGGAAGCCGCGAAGCGATCGTCGGAGATAACCGTCGGCTCCTCGAAGCTCTCCGACATTGTATCGGAGGCTTCCAAGCGGTCCAAGGAAATCGCCGCAGAGGCATCCAAGCGGTCCAAGGAGTTTGCCACCGAGGCGTCCAAGCGGGCCGATCAGATCAGACTCGAAGCCGCCAAGCGAGCCGACGCCATCAAGTCTCTAGCCGAGAATATCTCGCTTTCTGAAACCATGCGAAAAGAAGAGGAGGATCTGGAGCGCTTTGGAGTGACTGAAGAATTAAGAGAGTTCGTTCAACAAATTACTTTGAGCACGTTTCGTGATTTTCCATTACAAG ATGATTCAGAGGTGTCTGATATTCCCACCGAGTCAAATGTTAGGAAGGATCTTAATGAATGGCAAGTAAAACATGCTAGTCTTGTTCTTTCTACAGTCAAG GAAATTTCAAAGCTAAGGTATGAGTTGTGCCCACGTATTATGAAAGAAAGGAAGTTCTGGaggatatattttattctagtGAACAGCCACGTTGAACC TTATGAGAAAAGCCACATGGAAAATGTTAAGCTAAAATCCTTGGAACAAGTAAACAATGCTGGAGCTAAAGAACCTTCAACAGTTGaaataaatcccaaatcaGAGGCCAAGGATTCAAACCAGCCCAGTAAAGCTTCAATGTCATCAGCAACAGAACAAGACTTGGATGTATTCCTCCTGGGGGAAGATAGCGATGATGACCCAG GTTTGTTAGATGGTGGTGATGGggaatttgatgatgatttggACAAGATGGACA GATGA
- the LOC102628565 gene encoding uncharacterized protein LOC102628565 isoform X4, protein MDLWQKARTFAEEAARRSQELTKEAAKRSSEITVGSSKLSDIVSEASKRSKEIAAEASKRSKEFATEASKRADQIRLEAAKRADAIKSLAENISLSETMRKEEEDLERFGVTEELREFVQQITLSTFRDFPLQDDSEVSDIPTESNVRKDLNEWQVKHASLVLSTVKEISKLRYELCPRIMKERKFWRIYFILVNSHVEPYEKSHMENVKLKSLEQVNNAGAKEPSTVEINPKSEAKDSNQPSKASMSSATEQDLDVFLLGEDSDDDPDGGDGEFDDDLDKMDR, encoded by the exons ATGGACTTGTGGCAGAAGGCGCGAACATTCGCGGAGGAAGCGGCTCGGCGGTCGCAGGAGCTGACGAAGGAAGCCGCGAAGCGATCGTCGGAGATAACCGTCGGCTCCTCGAAGCTCTCCGACATTGTATCGGAGGCTTCCAAGCGGTCCAAGGAAATCGCCGCAGAGGCATCCAAGCGGTCCAAGGAGTTTGCCACCGAGGCGTCCAAGCGGGCCGATCAGATCAGACTCGAAGCCGCCAAGCGAGCCGACGCCATCAAGTCTCTAGCCGAGAATATCTCGCTTTCTGAAACCATGCGAAAAGAAGAGGAGGATCTGGAGCGCTTTGGAGTGACTGAAGAATTAAGAGAGTTCGTTCAACAAATTACTTTGAGCACGTTTCGTGATTTTCCATTACAAG ATGATTCAGAGGTGTCTGATATTCCCACCGAGTCAAATGTTAGGAAGGATCTTAATGAATGGCAAGTAAAACATGCTAGTCTTGTTCTTTCTACAGTCAAG GAAATTTCAAAGCTAAGGTATGAGTTGTGCCCACGTATTATGAAAGAAAGGAAGTTCTGGaggatatattttattctagtGAACAGCCACGTTGAACC TTATGAGAAAAGCCACATGGAAAATGTTAAGCTAAAATCCTTGGAACAAGTAAACAATGCTGGAGCTAAAGAACCTTCAACAGTTGaaataaatcccaaatcaGAGGCCAAGGATTCAAACCAGCCCAGTAAAGCTTCAATGTCATCAGCAACAGAACAAGACTTGGATGTATTCCTCCTGGGGGAAGATAGCGATGATGACCCAG ATGGTGGTGATGGggaatttgatgatgatttggACAAGATGGACA GATGA
- the LOC102628565 gene encoding uncharacterized protein LOC102628565 isoform X5 gives MDLWQKARTFAEEAARRSQELTKEAAKRSSEITVGSSKLSDIVSEASKRSKEIAAEASKRSKEFATEASKRADQIRLEAAKRADAIKSLAENISLSETMRKEEEDLERFGVTEELREFVQQITLSTFRDFPLQDDSEVSDIPTESNVRKDLNEWQVKHASLVLSTVKEISKLRYELCPRIMKERKFWRIYFILVNSHVEPYEKSHMENVKLKSLEQVNNAGAKEPSTVEINPKSEAKDSNQPSKASMSSATEQDLDVFLLGEDSDDDPG, from the exons ATGGACTTGTGGCAGAAGGCGCGAACATTCGCGGAGGAAGCGGCTCGGCGGTCGCAGGAGCTGACGAAGGAAGCCGCGAAGCGATCGTCGGAGATAACCGTCGGCTCCTCGAAGCTCTCCGACATTGTATCGGAGGCTTCCAAGCGGTCCAAGGAAATCGCCGCAGAGGCATCCAAGCGGTCCAAGGAGTTTGCCACCGAGGCGTCCAAGCGGGCCGATCAGATCAGACTCGAAGCCGCCAAGCGAGCCGACGCCATCAAGTCTCTAGCCGAGAATATCTCGCTTTCTGAAACCATGCGAAAAGAAGAGGAGGATCTGGAGCGCTTTGGAGTGACTGAAGAATTAAGAGAGTTCGTTCAACAAATTACTTTGAGCACGTTTCGTGATTTTCCATTACAAG ATGATTCAGAGGTGTCTGATATTCCCACCGAGTCAAATGTTAGGAAGGATCTTAATGAATGGCAAGTAAAACATGCTAGTCTTGTTCTTTCTACAGTCAAG GAAATTTCAAAGCTAAGGTATGAGTTGTGCCCACGTATTATGAAAGAAAGGAAGTTCTGGaggatatattttattctagtGAACAGCCACGTTGAACC TTATGAGAAAAGCCACATGGAAAATGTTAAGCTAAAATCCTTGGAACAAGTAAACAATGCTGGAGCTAAAGAACCTTCAACAGTTGaaataaatcccaaatcaGAGGCCAAGGATTCAAACCAGCCCAGTAAAGCTTCAATGTCATCAGCAACAGAACAAGACTTGGATGTATTCCTCCTGGGGGAAGATAGCGATGATGACCCAG GATGA
- the LOC102628565 gene encoding uncharacterized protein LOC102628565 isoform X2, which produces MDLWQKARTFAEEAARRSQELTKEAAKRSSEITVGSSKLSDIVSEASKRSKEIAAEASKRSKEFATEASKRADQIRLEAAKRADAIKSLAENISLSETMRKEEEDLERFGVTEELREFVQQITLSTFRDFPLQDDSEVSDIPTESNVRKDLNEWQVKHASLVLSTVKEISKLRYELCPRIMKERKFWRIYFILVNSHVEPYEKSHMENVKLKSLEQVNNAGAKEPSTVEINPKSEAKDSNQPSKASMSSATEQDLDVFLLGEDSDDDPDGGDGEFDDDLDKMDSSDDEKEKSQKISEVDK; this is translated from the exons ATGGACTTGTGGCAGAAGGCGCGAACATTCGCGGAGGAAGCGGCTCGGCGGTCGCAGGAGCTGACGAAGGAAGCCGCGAAGCGATCGTCGGAGATAACCGTCGGCTCCTCGAAGCTCTCCGACATTGTATCGGAGGCTTCCAAGCGGTCCAAGGAAATCGCCGCAGAGGCATCCAAGCGGTCCAAGGAGTTTGCCACCGAGGCGTCCAAGCGGGCCGATCAGATCAGACTCGAAGCCGCCAAGCGAGCCGACGCCATCAAGTCTCTAGCCGAGAATATCTCGCTTTCTGAAACCATGCGAAAAGAAGAGGAGGATCTGGAGCGCTTTGGAGTGACTGAAGAATTAAGAGAGTTCGTTCAACAAATTACTTTGAGCACGTTTCGTGATTTTCCATTACAAG ATGATTCAGAGGTGTCTGATATTCCCACCGAGTCAAATGTTAGGAAGGATCTTAATGAATGGCAAGTAAAACATGCTAGTCTTGTTCTTTCTACAGTCAAG GAAATTTCAAAGCTAAGGTATGAGTTGTGCCCACGTATTATGAAAGAAAGGAAGTTCTGGaggatatattttattctagtGAACAGCCACGTTGAACC TTATGAGAAAAGCCACATGGAAAATGTTAAGCTAAAATCCTTGGAACAAGTAAACAATGCTGGAGCTAAAGAACCTTCAACAGTTGaaataaatcccaaatcaGAGGCCAAGGATTCAAACCAGCCCAGTAAAGCTTCAATGTCATCAGCAACAGAACAAGACTTGGATGTATTCCTCCTGGGGGAAGATAGCGATGATGACCCAG ATGGTGGTGATGGggaatttgatgatgatttggACAAGATGGACAGTTCA GATGATGAAAAGGAGAAATCACAGAAGATTTCTGAAGTGGATAAATAA
- the LOC102628565 gene encoding uncharacterized protein LOC102628565 isoform X1, translated as MDLWQKARTFAEEAARRSQELTKEAAKRSSEITVGSSKLSDIVSEASKRSKEIAAEASKRSKEFATEASKRADQIRLEAAKRADAIKSLAENISLSETMRKEEEDLERFGVTEELREFVQQITLSTFRDFPLQDDSEVSDIPTESNVRKDLNEWQVKHASLVLSTVKEISKLRYELCPRIMKERKFWRIYFILVNSHVEPYEKSHMENVKLKSLEQVNNAGAKEPSTVEINPKSEAKDSNQPSKASMSSATEQDLDVFLLGEDSDDDPGLLDGGDGEFDDDLDKMDSSDDEKEKSQKISEVDK; from the exons ATGGACTTGTGGCAGAAGGCGCGAACATTCGCGGAGGAAGCGGCTCGGCGGTCGCAGGAGCTGACGAAGGAAGCCGCGAAGCGATCGTCGGAGATAACCGTCGGCTCCTCGAAGCTCTCCGACATTGTATCGGAGGCTTCCAAGCGGTCCAAGGAAATCGCCGCAGAGGCATCCAAGCGGTCCAAGGAGTTTGCCACCGAGGCGTCCAAGCGGGCCGATCAGATCAGACTCGAAGCCGCCAAGCGAGCCGACGCCATCAAGTCTCTAGCCGAGAATATCTCGCTTTCTGAAACCATGCGAAAAGAAGAGGAGGATCTGGAGCGCTTTGGAGTGACTGAAGAATTAAGAGAGTTCGTTCAACAAATTACTTTGAGCACGTTTCGTGATTTTCCATTACAAG ATGATTCAGAGGTGTCTGATATTCCCACCGAGTCAAATGTTAGGAAGGATCTTAATGAATGGCAAGTAAAACATGCTAGTCTTGTTCTTTCTACAGTCAAG GAAATTTCAAAGCTAAGGTATGAGTTGTGCCCACGTATTATGAAAGAAAGGAAGTTCTGGaggatatattttattctagtGAACAGCCACGTTGAACC TTATGAGAAAAGCCACATGGAAAATGTTAAGCTAAAATCCTTGGAACAAGTAAACAATGCTGGAGCTAAAGAACCTTCAACAGTTGaaataaatcccaaatcaGAGGCCAAGGATTCAAACCAGCCCAGTAAAGCTTCAATGTCATCAGCAACAGAACAAGACTTGGATGTATTCCTCCTGGGGGAAGATAGCGATGATGACCCAG GTTTGTTAGATGGTGGTGATGGggaatttgatgatgatttggACAAGATGGACAGTTCA GATGATGAAAAGGAGAAATCACAGAAGATTTCTGAAGTGGATAAATAA
- the LOC102629411 gene encoding rhamnogalacturonan I rhamnosyltransferase 1 — protein sequence MCRLEKSERKREMGSGLVKGGVEKHLKSSSSRMKLWMIRATTSVLLWTCIVQLTAIGETWGPRVLTVWPPCFNRESDTASAVVQDKVPAVPARVLPPKRVYKNNGYLMVSCNGGLNQMRAAICDMVAIARYLNVTLIVPELDKTSFWADPSEFQDIFDVDHFITSLRDEVRILKELPPRLKKRVEMGRVLSMPPISWSDISYYHNQILPLVQKYKVVHLNRTDARLANNGQPLEIQKLRCRVNFSALRFTSQIEDLGKRVIKLLRQNGPFLVLHLRYEMDMLAFSGCTQGCNKEEVEELTRMRYAYPWWKEKIINSDLKRKDGLCPLTPEETALILRALDIDPNMQIYIAAGEIYGGERRMANLAKAYPKLVRKETLLEPSDLRFFQNHSSQMAALDYLVSLESDIFVPTYDGNMAKVVEGHRRFLGYKKTILLERKLLVDLIDQYSNGSLTWDEFSAAVKESHADRMGGPTNRLVIPDKPKEEDYFYSNPEECLQTSSFDPLSST from the exons ATGTGTAGGTTAGAGAAGagtgagagaaagagagagatggGAAGTGGGTTAGTGAAAGGAGGAGTGGAGAAGCATTTGAAGAGTTCATCATCGAGAATGAAGCTGTGGATGATACGGGCTACGACGTCGGTTTTGTTGTGGACTTGCATCGTTCAGTTAACGGCGATTGGCGAGACGTGGGGTCCCCGGGTACTGACCGTTTGGCCTCCCTGTTTTAACCGTGAGTCCGATACCGCTTCTGCTGTTGTTCAGGATAAGGTTCCGGCCGTTCCCGCCCGTGTTCTCCCACCTAAGA GGGTCTACAAGAACAATGGGTACTTGATGGTTTCATGCAATGGAGGTCTCAATCAGATGAGAGCAGCG ATTTGTGACATGGTGGCTATTGCAAGATATCTGAATGTCACTCTTATAGTCCCTGAATTGGATAAAACTTCCTTCTGGGCTGATCCTAG TGAGTTCCAAGATATATTTGATGTGGATCATTTTATTACATCATTGAGAGATGAGGTGCGGATACTGAAAGAGTTGCCTCCTAGGCTGAAGAAGAGAGTGGAAATGGGAAGGGTTTTGTCCATGCCACCAATTAGTTGGTCTGATATATCTTACTATCACAATCAG ATTCTTCCCCTGGTACAGAAGTACAAAGTTGTACATCTCAACAGAACTGATGCTCGACTTGCCAATAATGGTCAGCCTTTAGAGATTCAGAAACTGCGTTGCCGTGTAAATTTTAGTGCTTTGAGATTCACCTCTCAAATTGAAGATTTGGGTAAAAGAGTTATCAAGCTTCTACGGCAGAATGGTCCTTTTCTTGTACTTCATCTTAGATATGAAATGGACATGTTGGCATTTTCTGGCTGCACTCAAGGTTGCAACAAAGAGGAGGTGGAAGAACTCACAAGGATGAG ATATGCTTATCCTTGGtggaaagagaaaataataaattctgaCTTGAAGAGGAAAGATGGATTGTGCCCTTTGACACCTGAGGAAACAGCTCTTATATTGAGGGCCCTGGACATTGATCCTAATATGCAGATTTACATCGCAGCTGGTGAAATATACGGTGGCGAAAGGAGGATGGCAAATCTTGCTAAAGCTTATCCAAAATTG GTCAGAAAAGAAACGCTCTTGGAACCATCAGACCTTAGGTTTTTCCAAAACCATTCATCCCAAATGGCAGCCCTAGATTATCTCGTTTCATTGGAGAGTGATATATTTGTTCCTACATATGATGGGAACATGGCTAAAGTTGTTGAAGGCCATCGCAG GTTCCTTGGGTACAAGAAGACAATCTTATTGGAAAGAAAGCTTTTGGTTGATCTGATTGACCAGTATAGCAATGGATCACTGACTTGGGATGAATTTTCAGCAGCTGTTAAGGAATCTCATGCGGATCGCATGGGAGGGCCAACAAATAGATTGGTGATCCCAGACAAGCCAAAAGAAGAGGATTACTTCTATTCCAACCCAGAAGAATGTTTGCAAACGTCATCATTCGATCCGTTGAGTAGTACGTGA
- the LOC102629701 gene encoding transcription factor BIM1 isoform X2 yields the protein MVQTRLPMIMQQVHGGFLKTHDFLQVGKINAKEESTLEITSIVEKPPPPAPPPPSSSSVEHNLPGGIGTYSISHVSYFGQKVPKPEGSLFAVAQTSSTEKNDENSNCSSYTGSGFTLWEESAVKKGKTGKENAGERAIGRGEATVNVGQWVSQSSSTNNSHRNSFSSLSCSQPLGMKSQSFMEMIKSAKGSTHDDDLDDADEFILKRENSTTTNHKGDLRVKVEGKSNDQKPNTPRSKHSATEQRRRSKINDRFQMLRELIPHSDQKRDKASFLLEVIEYIQFLQEKVHKYEGPFVGWNPERAKLAPWKNNHKHAESYVDQSQGINNGSATALVFAAKFNEKNVSISPAIPGSGQKPVESDMTSASTFKTMDPQPGITNKAMPFPMSLQPNCYKPVRNGGAAASLRPRLASDAENTTSQPQTLECHTRSCTGDMPISNNKKLKEQELPVEGGRINISTAYSQGLLKTLTQALQSSGVDLSQASVSVQIDLGKRAAQAPITLASNLKGNEVPASNQGTTGSRDRNGGEGSNQALKKQKIDKC from the exons ATGGTTCAGACCAGGCTCCCGATGATCATGCAGCAGGTTCACG GTGGATTCCTCAAAACCCATGATTTTCTACAAGTAGGGAAAATTAATGCCAAGGAAGAAAGCACACTTGAAATAACGTCAATTGTGGAAAAGCCACCTCCTCCGGCGCCGCCacctccttcttcttcttctgtagAGCATAATCTGCCCGGTGGGATTGGGACTTACAGTATAAGCCACGTCTCATACTTCGGTCAAAAAGTTCCAAAGCCAGAGGGCTCACTTTTCGCAGTAGCTCAAACGAGTAGTACCGAGAAAAATGATGAGAATTCTAACTGCAGTTCTTACACTGGTAGTGGTTTCACTCTGTGGGAAGAATCTGCTGTCAAAAAGGGAAAGACAGGGAAGGAGAATGCCGGAGAAAGAGCCATTGGAAGAGGAG AAGCGACGGTGAATGTGGGGCAATGGGTGTCACAATCATCTTCCACCAACAACAGCCATCGCAACAGCTTCAGCTCTCTCTCTTGCTCCCA GCCACTGGGGATGAAGAGCCAGAGCTTCATGGAAATGATAAAGTCTGCAAAGGGTAGTACACATGATGATGATTTGGATGATGCAGACGAGTTCAtccttaaaagagaaaactCCACTACCACGAATCATAAAG GGGATTTGAGGGTAAAAGTTGAGGGAAAGAGCAATGATCAGAAGCCCAATACGCCACGATCAAAACATTCTGCCACCGAGCAGCGAAGGAGAAGCAAAATAAATGACAG GTTTCAGATGTTGAGGGAGCTCATTCCTCATAGCGACCAAAAGAGAGACAAGGCATCATTCTTGCTAGAG GTCATTGAGTACATTCAGTTTTTACAAGAAAAAGTTCACAAGTACGAGGGGCCATTTGTAGGGTGGAACCCAGAACGGGCAAAATTGGCGCCATGG AAAAACAATCACAAGCATGCAGAAAGTTATGTTGATCAGTCCCAAGGGATAAATAATGGATCTGCTACTGCATTAGTATTTGCTGCCAAGTTCAATGAGAAAAACGTTTCCATTTCTCCAGCTATTCCAGGGAGTGGTCAGAAGCCGGTAGAATCTGACATGACCTCTGCTTCTACATTCAAGACAATGGATCCCCAGCCTGGAATAACAAATAAGGCAATGCCCTTTCCTATGTCACTCCAGCCAAACTGCTACAAACCTGTTAGGAATGGTGGTGCGGCAGCTTCACTTCGGCCTAGACTGGCATCCGATGCAGAGAACACGACTTCTCAGCCTCAAACCCTGGAATGTCACACTAGGTCATGTACGGGAGACATGCCTATTTCTAATAATAAGAAGTTAAAAGAACAGGAGCTGCCTGTTGAAGGTGGCAGAATAAACATCTCAACTGCGTATTCTCAAGG ATTGCTAAAGACTCTGACACAAGCACTGCAGAGTTCTGGAGTTGATTTGTCACAGGCCAGCGTCTCAGTGCAAATTGACCTTGGGAAACGAGCTGCTCAGGCACCAATTACACTAGCATCGAATCTTAAG GGAAATGAAGTTCCGGCTAGCAATCAAGGAACCACTGGTTCTAGAGACAGAAATGGAGGTGAGGGCTCAAATCAAGCACTAAAGAAGCAAAAGATAGATAAATGTTAA
- the LOC102629701 gene encoding transcription factor BIM1 isoform X1, whose translation MELPQSRPFGTEGRRPTHDFLSLYSHSTVQQDPRPPSQGGFLKTHDFLQVGKINAKEESTLEITSIVEKPPPPAPPPPSSSSVEHNLPGGIGTYSISHVSYFGQKVPKPEGSLFAVAQTSSTEKNDENSNCSSYTGSGFTLWEESAVKKGKTGKENAGERAIGRGEATVNVGQWVSQSSSTNNSHRNSFSSLSCSQPLGMKSQSFMEMIKSAKGSTHDDDLDDADEFILKRENSTTTNHKGDLRVKVEGKSNDQKPNTPRSKHSATEQRRRSKINDRFQMLRELIPHSDQKRDKASFLLEVIEYIQFLQEKVHKYEGPFVGWNPERAKLAPWKNNHKHAESYVDQSQGINNGSATALVFAAKFNEKNVSISPAIPGSGQKPVESDMTSASTFKTMDPQPGITNKAMPFPMSLQPNCYKPVRNGGAAASLRPRLASDAENTTSQPQTLECHTRSCTGDMPISNNKKLKEQELPVEGGRINISTAYSQGLLKTLTQALQSSGVDLSQASVSVQIDLGKRAAQAPITLASNLKGNEVPASNQGTTGSRDRNGGEGSNQALKKQKIDKC comes from the exons atggaGCTTCCTCAATCCCGTCCTTTCGGAACCGAAG GAAGAAGACCAACGCATGACTTTCTCTCACTGTACAGTCATTCAACAGTACAACAAGATCCAAGGCCACCTTCTCAAG GTGGATTCCTCAAAACCCATGATTTTCTACAAGTAGGGAAAATTAATGCCAAGGAAGAAAGCACACTTGAAATAACGTCAATTGTGGAAAAGCCACCTCCTCCGGCGCCGCCacctccttcttcttcttctgtagAGCATAATCTGCCCGGTGGGATTGGGACTTACAGTATAAGCCACGTCTCATACTTCGGTCAAAAAGTTCCAAAGCCAGAGGGCTCACTTTTCGCAGTAGCTCAAACGAGTAGTACCGAGAAAAATGATGAGAATTCTAACTGCAGTTCTTACACTGGTAGTGGTTTCACTCTGTGGGAAGAATCTGCTGTCAAAAAGGGAAAGACAGGGAAGGAGAATGCCGGAGAAAGAGCCATTGGAAGAGGAG AAGCGACGGTGAATGTGGGGCAATGGGTGTCACAATCATCTTCCACCAACAACAGCCATCGCAACAGCTTCAGCTCTCTCTCTTGCTCCCA GCCACTGGGGATGAAGAGCCAGAGCTTCATGGAAATGATAAAGTCTGCAAAGGGTAGTACACATGATGATGATTTGGATGATGCAGACGAGTTCAtccttaaaagagaaaactCCACTACCACGAATCATAAAG GGGATTTGAGGGTAAAAGTTGAGGGAAAGAGCAATGATCAGAAGCCCAATACGCCACGATCAAAACATTCTGCCACCGAGCAGCGAAGGAGAAGCAAAATAAATGACAG GTTTCAGATGTTGAGGGAGCTCATTCCTCATAGCGACCAAAAGAGAGACAAGGCATCATTCTTGCTAGAG GTCATTGAGTACATTCAGTTTTTACAAGAAAAAGTTCACAAGTACGAGGGGCCATTTGTAGGGTGGAACCCAGAACGGGCAAAATTGGCGCCATGG AAAAACAATCACAAGCATGCAGAAAGTTATGTTGATCAGTCCCAAGGGATAAATAATGGATCTGCTACTGCATTAGTATTTGCTGCCAAGTTCAATGAGAAAAACGTTTCCATTTCTCCAGCTATTCCAGGGAGTGGTCAGAAGCCGGTAGAATCTGACATGACCTCTGCTTCTACATTCAAGACAATGGATCCCCAGCCTGGAATAACAAATAAGGCAATGCCCTTTCCTATGTCACTCCAGCCAAACTGCTACAAACCTGTTAGGAATGGTGGTGCGGCAGCTTCACTTCGGCCTAGACTGGCATCCGATGCAGAGAACACGACTTCTCAGCCTCAAACCCTGGAATGTCACACTAGGTCATGTACGGGAGACATGCCTATTTCTAATAATAAGAAGTTAAAAGAACAGGAGCTGCCTGTTGAAGGTGGCAGAATAAACATCTCAACTGCGTATTCTCAAGG ATTGCTAAAGACTCTGACACAAGCACTGCAGAGTTCTGGAGTTGATTTGTCACAGGCCAGCGTCTCAGTGCAAATTGACCTTGGGAAACGAGCTGCTCAGGCACCAATTACACTAGCATCGAATCTTAAG GGAAATGAAGTTCCGGCTAGCAATCAAGGAACCACTGGTTCTAGAGACAGAAATGGAGGTGAGGGCTCAAATCAAGCACTAAAGAAGCAAAAGATAGATAAATGTTAA